From a region of the Bradysia coprophila strain Holo2 chromosome X unlocalized genomic scaffold, BU_Bcop_v1 contig_173, whole genome shotgun sequence genome:
- the LOC119068122 gene encoding 2-iminobutanoate/2-iminopropanoate deaminase-like has protein sequence MNFIRGVLIVASTIQFVRAQGSMVERKIIVSDKLPAPMPFFSQAVQVNNVLYISGTLGVTINGELVEGVTNQTKLALDNIGHVLEAAGITFDNVVKVTVLLSDIQDYGAMNDVYVLYFNEKPPARLAFMATLPLDAKVEIEAVAMVGHIVDVEDQENNALSIKGALPTILLMSLVHCQWLIV, from the exons ATGAATTTCATTCGGGGTGTCTTAATTGTTGCATCTACGATCCAATTCGTTAGAGCACAAGGTAGCATGgtcgaaagaaaaattatcgTTTCTGACAAACTACCGGCACCGATGCCATTTTTTAGTCAAGCTGTCCAAGTGAACAATGTACTCTACATATCCGGGACCTTAGGGGTAACCATAAACGGAGAACTGGTGGAAGGTGTAacgaatcaaacaaaattagcGTTAGACAACATCGGACATGTGTTAGAGGCTGCAGGCATCACCTTCGATAACG TTGTGAAAGTGACTGTTCTGTTAAGCGATATTCAAGACTATGGTGCAATGAATGACGTTTATGTATTAT ATTTCAACGAGAAGCCGCCAGCAAGACTAGCATTTATGGCTACACTACCGCTAGATGCAAAAGTTGAAATTGAAGCTGTGGCAATGGTTGGTCATATTGTAGATGTTGAAGATCAGGAAAACAATGCATTAAGTATTAAAGGGGCGCTACCAACGATACTATTAATGTCATTAGTTCACTGCCAGTGGCTCATAGTGTAG
- the LOC119068123 gene encoding probable ATP-dependent RNA helicase spindle-E, with amino-acid sequence MDEINDFFDMTKEFKREVLPAGYVNAIPVAKVEKNVAKRKFIGKEFGEEYRREELEQLKKMAEIETKLQSTTLKSGTVEDIESIIDDRQRAESSVGDDVYSKYDFHRILPDLPILDLKDHILQTIEKHSVVILEGATGCGKTTQVPQFILDQAHDNQQKVNIVVTQPRRIAAISIANRVSSERNLPKPPHVIGYQIGLKVMTNEDTRITFCTTGVLLEKLVASKTLANYTHIILDEVHERSQNMDFLFIVLKQLRHTAPHVRIILMSATIEAKEFAEYFSFYCGGPAGALTPAPVIKVDKKSNYKIREFFLDDLTKLNVDMNMPNMMNPLIEDHMYLTAVKLIYIANRIDYTDQLPPHQKPTVLVFLPGIYEIGVMTRHIEESAAILKDDNIVVVLHSMIKYEEQLKALRAPTAGKRLVILATNIAESSITVPDVKYVIDFCLTKNNVVDTTTNFTSLQLEWCSRSNCRQRAGRTGRTMDGRVYRLVPKHFYENQMDESSRPEMCRCPLENVVLKAKQLSMGPPCKIIALAMDRPTMYDIQNTVLLLKETGAFLRTCDGYYSDEDGDMTFIGHVMAVLPVDIHVAKLIVLGYCFSVLSECIIIAAGLTTKSIFVQGMKNVVTYYSKKLVWSDGSGSDLFAILKAYKAYVDRMNTHGTARNWAERYFLNEKSLIEMTMLIEEITQRLDRLGIRERTGVNRAKWSEAEKTIILKVVIAGAFYPHYFVRSSDEMEDRETFRTINGRNPCTTVFFSGFEEKYIRPLYVQSIKRLLKQCTNSPDNIQVTFDEGNEKVFVSFKQTKASLEANIDPDLHFVEMGPGQVAIEVYKALKLKSAGRPLTIKVMTPVDAQKYADSMNIGTTVRGKFECKKKTIKNIEMLCLPRKHVKVVTGKITYYDTSFNSFWLRSIDEDSLFNEIQSELNSLSREIEEFSHHSEIEVGQVVAANYNGNYYRAKVLLTVRGTSNVFYNVKLIDIGLEGEVALSEIRRLRGSSAKYIDIPPRVFECRLACLQPSELHSTRYGWEPTMLEFKKLTSGNIVRAEIYSVENGIASVFVTVRNRTVQDILIDEGLARTADENFMSKVDHDLRVRTQAKNDSQYEEQCDIIADEMRKMMPFEEEYDVEEPDSSKRHINVTLKGPKSPLQSTIYTCLHQAKSQSKKVVIEQNSVNSILLEANPQDSFEKYVIAANVTENQKKTELTARETSIMPNIPGFGALMALIFSPYCEFFRDKYKSRYVAILCGLGEHPINKMPIFGEHDAVFNLDTEIDVKDIEIINTIRFIMDSLLQMRPDEKCPNINDKDQNQLTIQMKNEIISLLERERPLMGLPYDFDIGWSKFSPDEAVRANDVFGTQAIFPFHNILSLAAADSPDRLSQLKLLIDNNKEMHRLAKTDVSLRRPVKCMLCHLDLESVSEIKIHLYSRLHTEREKKISLQF; translated from the exons ATGGATGAAATAAACGATTTCTTCGACATGACCAAGGAATTCAAAAGGGAAGTTTTACCGGCGGGCTATGTTAACGCTATACCCGTTGCTAAAGTTGAAAAGAATGTCGCCAAACGGAAATTCATTGGAAAAGAATTCGGTGAGGAATATCGCCGCGAGGAATTGGAACAATTGAAGAAG ATGGCTGAAATAGAGACAAAACTGCAGTCCACTACCTTGAAAAGCGGAACTGTCGAAGACATCGAGAGCATAATAGATGATAGACAGCGCGCTGAAAGTTCTGTTGGCGATGATGTGTACAGCAAATATGATTTTCATCGTATCCTGCCAGACCTGCCGATCTTGGACTTGAAGGACCATATTTTACAAACGATTGAAAAACATTCAGTCGTCATTTTGGAAGGAGCAACTGGCTGTGGCAAAACTACGCAG GTCCCGCAATTTATATTAGACCAAGCGCATGATAATCAACAAAAGGTCAACATTGTCGTGACACAACCACGACGAATTGCCGCTATTTCGATAGCCAACCGAGTGTCGTCTGAGAGAAATCTACCGAAACCGCCACACGTAATCGGTTATCAG ATTGGACTGAAAGTGATGACCAACGAAGACACCCGTATAACATTCTGCACAACTGGCGTTCTATTGGAGAAATTGGTTGCGAGTAAGACGTTGGCCAATTACACTCACATAATACTGGATGAAGTCCATGAGCGCAGTCAAAACATGGACTTTCTGTTCATCGTACTTAAGCAACTGCGACATACAGCACCCCATGTCCGAATAATTCTAATGTCGGCTACAATCGAAGCTAAGGAG TTTGCAGAGTACTTCAGTTTCTACTGCGGTGGTCCTGCAGGTGCACTAACACCAGCTCCGGTAATTAAAGTCGATAAGAAAAGCAATTACAAAATCAGAGAGTTCTTTTTGGATGATCTTACTAAGCTCAATGTC GACATGAACATGCCCAATATGATGAATCCGCTGATCGAAGATCACATGTATCTGACTGCCGTCAAGCTGATCTACATTGCCAATCGAATTGACTACACCGATCAACTGCCTCCGCATCAAAAGCCAACCGTTTTGGTCTTTTTGCCGGGCATTTATGAGATTGGGGTGATGACCAGACACATCGAAGAAAGTGCGGCCATATT GAAAGACGACAATATTGTGGTGGTATTACATTCAATGATAAAGTACGAGGAACAATTGAAAGCACTCAGAGCACCAACAGCCGGAAAGAGACTGGTTATTCTGGCCACCAATATTGCCGAAAGTTCAATTACCGTTCCAGATGTTAAGTACG TAATTGATTTCTGTctaacaaaaaacaatgtcGTCGATACGACGACTAATTTCACGTCCTTGCAATTGGAATGGTGTTCACGAAGCAATTGCCGTCAACGTGCTGGACGTACTGGCCGTACGATGGACGGGCGTGTTTATCGTTTGGTACCAAAACACTTCTATGAG AATCAAATGGACGAGAGTAGCCGACCGGAAATGTGCAGatgtccactggaaaatgttgTACTGAAGGCGAAGCAACTGAGCATGGGACCGCCGTGTAAAATTATCGCCTTGGCAATGGATCGTCCGACAATGTACGATATTCAAAATACGGTACTGTTGCTGAAAGAAACGGGAGCATTTCTGCGCACCTGTGATGGATATTATTCAGATGAAGACGGCGATATGACCTTTATCGGTCACGTTATGGCGGTGTTACCCGTTGACATTCACGTGGCTAAGCTTATTGTTCTCGGATACTGTTTCAGTGTCCTGTCCGAGTGCATTATCATAG CGGCTGGCCTTACCACCAAAAGTATTTTCGTTCAGGGGATGAAGAATGTCGTCACGTACTACTCGAAAAAATTGGTCTGGTCTGATGGTTCCGGCAGCGATTTGTTTGCGATCCTCAAAGCGTACAAA GCCTATGTAGATCGCATGAACACACATGGAACGGCCAGAAATTGGGCGGagcgatatttcttgaatgagAAATCGTTAATTGAAATGACAATGTTGATCGAAGAAATTACTCAAAGATTGGATCGGCTGGGAATAAGAGAGCGTACAGGCGTGAATCGAGCAAAGTGGAGCGAGGCCGAAAAGACGATCATATTAAAGGTCGTCATTGCAG GAGCCTTCTATCCACACTATTTTGTCCGGTCATCTGATGAGATGGAAGATCGTGAAACATTCCGTACGATCAACGGTCGTAATCCCTGCACTACCGTTTTCTTTTCCGGCTTCGAAGAAAAGTACATTCGACCGCTCTACGTTCAAAGCATCAAGAGACTGCTTAAGCAGTGCACAAATTCGCCGGATAACATTCAAGTCACCTTCGACGAAGGGaacgaaaaagttttcgtCTCATTCAAACAAACTAAAGCATCCCTGGAAGCGAATATCGACCCTGATCTCCATTTTGTGGAAATGGGTCCGGGACAGGTGGCAATCGAAGTCTACAAAGCACTGAAATTGAAATCGGCCGGACGACCATTGACTATTAAGGTTATGACCCCAGTGGATGCACAGAAATACGCCGACAGTATGAATATTGGCACAACGGTCAGAGGCAAATTCGAatgcaaaaagaaaacgaTCAAAAACATAGAAATGTTGTGCTTGCCCCGAAAGCATGTAAAAGTGGTCACCGGCAAAATTACTTAT TATGACACCAGTTTCAACAGTTTCTGGCTCCGTTCCATCGACGAGGATAGTCTGTTCAACGAGATACAGTCGGAGCTAAATTCACTCAGCCGAGAGATAGAAGAATTTTCGCATCATAGCGAAATTGAAGTGGGACAAGTGGTGGCTGCGAACTACAACGGAAATTATTACCGCGCGAAAGTTCTGTTGACTGTCCGGGGAACCAGCAATGTTTTCTACAAT GTAAAATTAATCGATATTGGCCTCGAAGGTGAAGTGGCATTGAGTGAAATAAGACGTCTGCGTGGCTCATCCGCCAAATACATTGACATACCGCCAAGAGTATTCGAATGTCGGCTAGCCTGTCTGCAGCCGTCGGAATTGCATTCAACGCGTTATGGATGGGAGCCTACAATGTTAGAATTCAAGAAATTGACTTCGGGCAATATTGTTCGCGCAGAG attTACTCCGTTGAAAATGGTATTGCCAGTGTATTTGTGACGGTTCGAAATCGTACAGTGCAAGACATTTTAATTGACGAAGGATTGGCGCGTACAGCAGACGAAAATTTCATGTCTAAAGTTGATCATGACTTGAGAGTTCGGACTCAGGCGAAAAATGACAGTCAGTATGAGGAACAGTGTGACATTATTGCAGACGAGATGCGTAAAATGATGCCATTTGAGGAAGAATATGATGTAGAAGAACCGGATTCGTCAAAGCGTCATATCAACGTGACATTGAAGGGACCGAAAAGTCCGTTACAAAGCACCATTTATACATGTCTGCATCAGGCGAAAAGTCAATCTAAAAAGGTTGTCATCGAACAAAACTCCgttaattcgattttattggaGGCCAATCCACAG GATTCGTTTGAAAAGTACGTTATCGCCGCCAACGTGacagaaaatcaaaagaaaaccGAATTGACTGCTCGTGAAACGTCTATCATGCCAAATATTCCCGGTTTCGGTGCTCTCATGGCGCTTATATTCAGTCCTTACTGTGAATTCTTCCGTGATAAATATAAGTCCCGATATGTGGCCATCCTTTGCGGATTAGGCGAACATCCCATAAATAAAATGCCGATTTTTGGTGAACATGATGCCGTCTTTAATCTGGATACTGAGATTGATGTGAAAGACATCGAAATT ATCAACACGATTCGCTTTATCATGGACAGTTTGCTGCAAATGAGACCGGATGAAAAGTGTCCGAACATCAACGACAAAGACCAGAACCAGTTGACGAtccaaatgaaaaatgaaataatctC GCTTCTCGAAAGAGAACGACCACTTATGGGCCTACCGTATGACTTTGACATTGGCTGGTCCAAGTTTTCTCCGGACGAAGCAGTCCGTGCTAATGATGTATTCGGCACACAAGCCATATTTCCGTTCCACAACATCCTCAGTTTGGCAGCTGCAGACTCACCGGATAGATTGAGCCAGCTGAAACTGCTAATTGACAACAACAAGGAAATGCATCGACTCGCGAAAAC CGATGTGAGTTTGAGACGGccagtaaaatgtatgttgtgTCACTTGGACTTGGAAAGTGTGTCGGAgatcaaaattcatttgtattcTCGACTGCATACGGAACGTGAGAAGAAAATCTCATTGCAATTTTAG
- the LOC119068124 gene encoding uncharacterized protein LOC119068124, producing MQLHIRGLDTFVLEADSFETINDIKQKISSLVNVSADEFQLSCEGTLLAPADQITSLSCCELDLTVPLLGGKVHGSLARAGKVKGQTPKVEKQEKKKKKTGRAKRRIQYNRRFVNVVQSFGRRRGPNANSS from the exons ATGCAATTACACATTCGTGGTTTGGATACATTTGTCCTGGAGGCAGATTCCTTCGAGACAATCAATGATATCAAG caaaaaatttcCAGCCTAGTGAACGTTTCAGCTGATGAATTCCAATTGTCCTGTGAAGGTACTCTCTTGGCACCAGCCGATCAAATCACTTCACTATCATGCTGCGAACTTGACTTGACCGTTCCATTGTTGGGTGGTAAAGTGCACGGTTCACTCGCTCGTGCCG GCAAGGTTAAGGGGCAAACACCGAAAGTGGAGAAACaagagaaaaagaagaagaagacaggACGCGCCAAGAGACGTATCCAGTACAATCGCCGATTCGTCAATGTTGTACAATCTTTCGGTCGCCGACGTGGTCCAAATGCTAATTCTTCATAA